The Antarcticibacterium sp. 1MA-6-2 genome has a window encoding:
- a CDS encoding PLP-dependent aspartate aminotransferase family protein, which translates to MYHKSHGLNTVCTHAGELEDSQYKGAVSPLYMSTSYAFEDVEVKRYPRYFNTPNQVALAKKMAALEHGEEALIFGSGMAAVSTSLMAFLHKGDHVVFQNTLYGGTSNLVVEEFEKFGIEYSFTTGSSPEEFEAEIKDNTKVIYIETPSNPLLTITDVKAVAEIAKRHNLVSMIDNTFASPVNQNPIDFGIDVVIHSATKYMGGHSDILAGTVISSEKHIDTIFQLAKNFGGSLSDYTVWMLERSIKTMGLRVKAQNKNAQKLAKYLENHPDVARVYYPGLESHPDHELAKAQMKGFGGMLSFELRDGLDSSFFSKSLKLIKSSMSLAGVESTIVAPTLTSHALLTPEEREKQGIKNGLLRFSVGIEDKKDLIADIEQALKVVRTEVKELQDN; encoded by the coding sequence ATGTACCATAAATCCCACGGACTTAACACTGTTTGTACCCACGCCGGAGAATTGGAAGATTCTCAATATAAAGGTGCAGTATCGCCTCTTTATATGTCTACTTCTTATGCATTTGAAGATGTTGAGGTGAAACGCTATCCTCGTTACTTTAATACTCCAAATCAGGTAGCATTGGCAAAAAAAATGGCAGCTCTGGAACACGGGGAGGAAGCATTGATTTTCGGGAGCGGAATGGCTGCAGTGAGTACTTCCTTAATGGCATTTTTACATAAAGGAGATCACGTTGTTTTCCAGAATACATTATACGGAGGCACCAGCAATTTAGTGGTGGAGGAATTTGAAAAATTCGGAATAGAATATTCTTTTACGACAGGATCTTCACCGGAAGAATTTGAAGCAGAAATTAAAGATAACACTAAAGTTATTTATATAGAAACTCCTTCAAACCCATTGCTAACAATTACAGATGTAAAAGCAGTTGCTGAAATTGCAAAGCGTCACAACCTGGTAAGTATGATTGACAATACTTTTGCGTCCCCGGTTAATCAAAATCCGATAGACTTTGGAATTGACGTTGTAATTCATTCGGCCACGAAATATATGGGAGGCCACAGTGATATTCTGGCGGGAACGGTTATTTCTTCAGAAAAACACATAGATACTATTTTCCAACTGGCCAAAAATTTTGGCGGGAGTCTTAGTGATTACACTGTCTGGATGTTAGAACGAAGTATTAAGACAATGGGATTAAGAGTTAAAGCTCAAAATAAAAACGCTCAAAAGCTGGCAAAATATCTTGAGAATCATCCTGATGTTGCAAGAGTATATTATCCCGGGCTGGAATCCCACCCGGATCATGAACTTGCAAAGGCACAAATGAAGGGTTTTGGAGGAATGCTTTCTTTTGAACTAAGAGACGGCCTGGATTCTTCTTTCTTCTCCAAATCCTTGAAATTAATAAAATCAAGTATGAGCCTTGCCGGAGTAGAATCAACAATAGTAGCTCCAACTCTAACTTCACATGCGCTGTTAACTCCTGAGGAAAGGGAGAAGCAGGGAATAAAAAATGGTCTTTTAAGATTTTCTGTGGGTATAGAAGATAAAAAAGATCTTATTGCTGATATTGAGCAAGCTTTAAAGGTTGTGAGAACTGAAGTAAAAGAACTACAGGATAATTAG
- the hutI gene encoding imidazolonepropionase, whose product MKSLFINIQDLVQVRETSVEKLSGEEMKELPCIKNAWLLIENDKIADYGKMDSLPEFDNIQAEDLSGKIVVPTWCDSHTHLVYARNREQEFVDRINGLTYTEIANRGGGILNSAKTLQETSEEDIYQQSAARLEQVMKLGTGAIEIKSGYGLTKEAELKMLRVIKKLKQNYSLPIKATFLGAHALPTEFKNRREEYVDYVIDEILPEVAKQDLAEYIDIFCEEGYFTTADTEKLLKAARECGLVPKIHVNQFNAIGGVKTGVNNNALSVDHLEVMRDEDIEVLKNSATMLVALPGCSLFLGIPYTPAREMIDAGLPLALATDYNPGSAPSGNMNLVVSLACMKMKMTPEEAINAATINAAYAMGLSSTHGSITKGKAANFIVTEKIPSYAHLPYSFGNNEIDSVFINGKKVN is encoded by the coding sequence ATGAAATCACTATTTATAAATATTCAGGATCTGGTACAGGTAAGGGAAACCTCTGTAGAAAAACTTTCAGGTGAAGAAATGAAGGAGTTACCCTGCATAAAAAATGCCTGGTTACTTATAGAAAATGATAAAATAGCCGACTACGGTAAGATGGACTCTCTTCCGGAGTTCGATAATATTCAGGCTGAAGATCTTTCAGGAAAAATAGTAGTTCCCACCTGGTGCGATTCTCATACTCATCTTGTCTATGCTAGGAACCGGGAGCAGGAATTTGTAGACAGAATAAATGGCCTCACCTATACTGAAATTGCCAACCGCGGTGGCGGTATATTAAATAGTGCTAAAACACTTCAGGAAACTTCCGAAGAAGATATATACCAACAGTCGGCTGCAAGACTGGAGCAGGTCATGAAACTTGGTACAGGAGCCATAGAAATTAAATCAGGTTATGGACTTACAAAGGAAGCAGAATTAAAAATGCTTCGGGTTATTAAAAAGTTGAAACAGAATTATTCTTTACCCATTAAAGCTACTTTTTTGGGAGCACATGCCCTTCCGACGGAATTTAAAAATAGAAGAGAAGAATATGTCGACTATGTAATAGACGAAATTTTACCGGAAGTAGCAAAACAGGACCTAGCAGAATATATTGATATTTTTTGTGAGGAAGGATATTTCACTACGGCCGACACAGAAAAACTACTTAAAGCAGCAAGGGAATGTGGACTGGTTCCAAAAATCCATGTTAATCAGTTTAACGCCATTGGGGGAGTAAAAACAGGAGTAAATAATAATGCTCTTAGTGTGGATCATCTGGAAGTAATGAGAGATGAGGATATTGAAGTGCTGAAAAATTCAGCTACAATGCTAGTAGCTCTTCCCGGATGTTCACTTTTCCTCGGTATCCCGTATACTCCTGCAAGAGAAATGATAGACGCAGGATTACCTCTTGCGCTTGCGACAGATTACAATCCCGGAAGTGCTCCCAGTGGAAATATGAATTTAGTGGTTTCCCTGGCCTGTATGAAAATGAAAATGACTCCCGAGGAGGCTATTAATGCCGCCACCATTAATGCTGCTTATGCGATGGGCCTTTCCTCCACCCACGGAAGTATTACTAAAGGTAAGGCTGCTAATTTTATTGTTACAGAAAAAATACCTTCTTACGCTCACCTCCCCTACTCATTTGGAAACAACGAAATTGATTCCGTTTTCATAAATGGTAAAAAGGTTAATTGA
- a CDS encoding arginase family protein — MVKFKIYNSAIIERLISKREGEIKFGEKIVSIQDLSQLQNSPARYVLLGIPEDIGVRANKGKPGTTGTWQVMLKTLLNIQANKYTNPENLLLLGEVDCSEAMTKAANIDENDPNYLAKLGDLVKEIDLVVSDIVEVIVAAGKIPIIIGGGHNNAYGNIKGTSLALKKPVNILNIDAHTDMRKLEHRHSGNGFSYCRKENYLAKYRVFGVHQNYTPAYIFENMDASENDQYLSSLNILY, encoded by the coding sequence ATGGTGAAGTTCAAAATTTATAATTCGGCCATAATTGAGAGATTGATTTCTAAAAGAGAGGGAGAAATAAAGTTTGGTGAGAAAATAGTTTCTATTCAGGATCTATCACAATTACAAAATAGTCCTGCCCGTTATGTGCTTCTTGGAATACCTGAAGATATTGGGGTGAGGGCAAACAAAGGAAAACCGGGAACAACAGGAACCTGGCAGGTGATGCTTAAAACTCTGCTGAATATACAGGCCAATAAATATACAAATCCCGAAAATCTACTATTATTAGGAGAAGTTGATTGTAGCGAAGCCATGACTAAAGCTGCGAATATTGATGAAAATGATCCTAATTATCTTGCAAAACTGGGAGACCTGGTAAAAGAAATTGATCTTGTAGTGAGTGATATAGTGGAAGTAATTGTAGCTGCAGGAAAGATTCCGATTATTATAGGTGGGGGACATAATAACGCTTATGGCAATATCAAAGGCACCAGCCTGGCACTCAAAAAGCCTGTAAATATTTTAAATATTGATGCTCATACCGATATGCGGAAGCTCGAGCACAGGCATAGCGGAAATGGCTTTAGTTACTGCAGAAAAGAAAACTACCTGGCAAAATACAGGGTTTTTGGTGTGCATCAAAATTATACCCCGGCATATATTTTTGAAAATATGGATGCTTCAGAAAATGATCAATACCTAAGCTCTTTGAACATCTTATACTGA
- a CDS encoding DUF1622 domain-containing protein → MLEKIQDYIEYAALGIEIAGVIVMVIGPLFALWRYAFNKHNDGSSYRTFRHDLGKAILLGLEFLVAGDIIATVSTDPTIEKVLVLGIIVLIRTFLSLSLQVELEGRWPWQKKTIGD, encoded by the coding sequence ATGCTGGAAAAAATACAGGATTACATTGAATATGCAGCCCTTGGGATTGAAATCGCAGGTGTAATAGTGATGGTAATTGGGCCTCTTTTCGCTTTATGGCGTTATGCATTTAATAAACACAACGATGGAAGTTCTTACCGTACGTTTCGCCATGATCTGGGAAAGGCCATTTTGCTTGGTTTGGAATTTCTTGTTGCAGGAGACATAATTGCCACGGTAAGTACAGATCCTACTATAGAAAAAGTATTGGTGCTGGGTATAATTGTTCTTATAAGAACTTTTCTTAGCCTTTCACTTCAGGTCGAGCTTGAAGGACGCTGGCCGTGGCAGAAAAAAACCATTGGAGATTAA
- a CDS encoding GNAT family N-acetyltransferase — MEIIDFDPKHAEDFKELNLAWLNKFFWVEPHDEEVLGKPQKYILDPGGNIFFVKEGDRIIGTVALMKLEDGVFELTKMAITPDSQGKKIGQKLMEHTLGYAKAQGWKKLIIYSSRKLVNALHIYRKYGFIEIPIEVNNPYARGDIKLELLLS; from the coding sequence ATGGAGATTATCGATTTTGACCCTAAACATGCTGAAGATTTTAAGGAATTAAATCTTGCATGGCTAAATAAATTTTTCTGGGTAGAGCCACACGATGAAGAAGTGCTTGGAAAGCCTCAAAAATATATTTTAGATCCCGGAGGAAACATATTTTTCGTAAAGGAAGGCGACAGGATAATTGGAACAGTGGCTCTTATGAAGTTAGAAGATGGTGTATTTGAACTCACAAAAATGGCAATTACACCTGATTCACAAGGTAAAAAAATAGGTCAGAAATTAATGGAACACACCCTTGGATACGCAAAAGCACAAGGTTGGAAAAAATTAATAATCTACTCGAGCCGAAAACTGGTAAATGCTCTTCACATTTACAGAAAGTATGGCTTTATTGAAATTCCTATAGAGGTAAACAATCCCTATGCCCGCGGAGACATAAAACTGGAACTGCTACTCTCTTAA
- a CDS encoding MBL fold metallo-hydrolase encodes MKQLLTLLICISIMACKNENRENTEEYNSEVTEASQKVEQENDSIPVEIKPISHATAVLTWDNTVIYLDPTGGAEAFQGSEKPGFVLITDIHGDHMDAKTLTALQLGSTQIIAPQAVKDQLPQELQGQVTVMNNGESLDVQGINIEAIPMYNLPEDPEGFHPKGRGNGYVLEKDGNRIYIAGDTEAIPEMRNLQDIDIALIPMNLPYTMEVEQAAEGVLAFEPKQVYPYHFRGQDDFADVEKFKELINQQNPEIEVVLAYWYPDRQE; translated from the coding sequence ATGAAACAATTACTAACTCTTTTAATTTGCATTTCCATTATGGCATGCAAAAATGAGAACCGTGAAAACACCGAAGAATATAATTCGGAAGTGACAGAAGCATCTCAAAAAGTGGAACAGGAAAACGACTCTATTCCTGTTGAAATTAAGCCAATTTCCCATGCAACTGCTGTGTTGACCTGGGATAACACCGTTATTTATCTAGATCCCACAGGAGGAGCAGAAGCTTTTCAGGGAAGTGAGAAGCCGGGCTTTGTTTTAATTACAGATATCCATGGAGATCATATGGATGCTAAAACACTTACTGCACTACAATTGGGAAGCACTCAGATTATTGCGCCGCAGGCTGTAAAAGATCAGCTACCGCAGGAGCTACAGGGACAGGTTACGGTAATGAACAATGGAGAAAGTCTGGATGTTCAGGGAATTAATATAGAAGCTATTCCCATGTATAATTTACCTGAAGATCCTGAAGGTTTTCACCCTAAAGGACGAGGGAACGGATATGTACTGGAAAAAGATGGGAACAGAATCTATATAGCCGGAGACACTGAAGCTATTCCTGAAATGAGAAATCTTCAGGACATTGATATTGCCCTTATTCCAATGAATTTACCTTACACTATGGAAGTCGAGCAGGCAGCAGAAGGAGTTTTGGCCTTTGAACCGAAACAGGTTTACCCATATCATTTCCGCGGTCAGGATGACTTTGCCGATGTAGAAAAGTTTAAAGAACTCATTAATCAGCAAAATCCTGAAATTGAAGTAGTACTGGCTTACTGGTATCCGGACAGACAGGAGTAA
- a CDS encoding DUF6929 family protein translates to MRNAGSVLWIMILILMSNCKPTNVEFKLLEINELNEIPSASGIEETRNGRYIIGDNSPWLFKLNKNNEVIDRISLLPERTLPDSIFEKLVKPDFEAMTKVDPEGNVLLIFGSGSKSPERDVLVEVNLSSEEIVPKEFSITEIYDGLRAAAEIPSEHLNIEAAEVVEDDLYLFNRGKNLIAKYSLSTFRRYLEEKGEVPLPEIIRFKLPEIQGIESGFSGASYIEGAEIIVFTATVENTANWIDDGEVLGSFIGAFKINDLSVNNTPASALIQQGGKSLMIKVESVTVLSEKEGEAELLLVTDSDGGVSEILRGTLTYSE, encoded by the coding sequence ATGAGAAACGCCGGGAGTGTTTTGTGGATAATGATTTTAATCCTTATGAGTAATTGTAAACCAACAAACGTAGAATTTAAATTACTGGAGATAAATGAGCTGAATGAAATTCCTTCAGCATCAGGAATAGAAGAAACCAGGAACGGTAGATATATTATAGGAGATAATTCTCCCTGGCTGTTTAAGCTGAATAAAAATAACGAAGTCATTGATAGGATTTCATTATTGCCGGAACGCACTTTACCCGATAGTATTTTTGAGAAGCTGGTAAAGCCGGATTTTGAAGCAATGACCAAAGTTGATCCTGAAGGAAATGTTCTCCTCATTTTTGGTTCAGGATCTAAATCTCCGGAAAGGGATGTGCTGGTAGAGGTAAATCTTTCTTCAGAAGAAATTGTGCCGAAAGAATTTTCTATTACAGAAATTTATGACGGTTTAAGAGCTGCGGCTGAAATACCTTCTGAACATCTTAATATTGAGGCTGCAGAGGTTGTAGAAGATGATCTTTACCTGTTTAACAGAGGAAAAAATTTAATTGCTAAATATTCTCTTTCCACATTCAGGAGATACCTGGAAGAAAAAGGAGAAGTTCCATTGCCGGAGATCATACGGTTTAAGTTACCCGAAATTCAAGGCATAGAATCAGGTTTTTCAGGAGCTTCTTATATAGAGGGAGCAGAAATAATTGTCTTTACTGCAACTGTGGAAAACACAGCAAACTGGATTGATGACGGGGAAGTGCTGGGAAGTTTTATTGGAGCTTTTAAAATTAATGATCTTTCTGTAAATAACACTCCGGCCTCGGCTTTAATACAGCAGGGAGGAAAATCGTTGATGATAAAAGTAGAATCGGTGACTGTTCTTTCAGAAAAAGAAGGGGAGGCAGAACTTCTACTGGTAACCGACAGCGATGGAGGTGTTTCTGAAATTTTAAGAGGAACTTTGACTTATTCTGAATAA
- a CDS encoding trehalase family glycosidase: protein MVATKIEQIFIQPGGVVTTPYNTGQQWDAPNGWAPLQWITIQGLRNYNQFEMATDIKNKWLQLNTGVYKRTYKLLEKYNVEDLSRESGGGEYPTQDGFGWTNGVYQKLVREKSKNEKRRECFVDNDFNPYE from the coding sequence ATGGTCGCCACAAAAATTGAGCAAATTTTTATCCAACCCGGAGGTGTGGTTACGACACCATATAATACAGGGCAGCAATGGGATGCTCCTAATGGCTGGGCTCCACTTCAATGGATCACAATTCAGGGCCTCAGGAACTATAATCAATTTGAAATGGCTACTGATATTAAGAATAAGTGGCTTCAGTTAAATACGGGTGTGTATAAAAGAACTTATAAACTACTGGAGAAATACAATGTTGAAGATCTTTCCAGGGAAAGTGGGGGAGGAGAGTATCCCACGCAGGATGGATTTGGTTGGACGAATGGTGTTTACCAGAAATTGGTGAGAGAAAAAAGTAAGAATGAGAAACGCCGGGAGTGTTTTGTGGATAATGATTTTAATCCTTATGAGTAA
- a CDS encoding trehalase family glycosidase — translation MKKNYSYRSLFGIIFLFLVSCAQVKEASLERKVQILPPEELYGELFYDVQSNEELFPDSKTFVDVVPLYDVQEIRQRYAALENKTTPFQLDFLEEHFAIPSTQNNFQTDSASIQKHIAYLWDVLKRPADEAISGTLIPLPNPYIVPGGRFREIYYWDSYFSMLGLQEDGEYGTIENMVDNFSYLIKNYGFIPNGNRTYYLGRSQPPFYAKMVEVLAEIEGDDIYEKYLPYLEKEYQFWMDGAEELSEINSADKRVVRLPGGEILNRYWDNYATPRPESYREDVKTADKALEMFPGKSREEVYRNLRAGAESGWDFSS, via the coding sequence ATGAAAAAAAATTACTCTTACAGATCCCTCTTCGGAATCATATTTCTTTTTCTCGTCTCCTGTGCCCAGGTTAAGGAAGCCAGCCTTGAGAGGAAAGTCCAGATCCTGCCCCCTGAAGAGCTATATGGAGAACTTTTTTATGATGTACAATCGAATGAAGAGCTTTTCCCGGATAGTAAAACCTTTGTAGATGTTGTTCCTCTTTATGATGTACAGGAAATAAGGCAGAGGTACGCAGCCCTGGAAAATAAAACCACCCCTTTTCAACTGGACTTTTTAGAAGAACATTTTGCTATTCCCAGTACTCAAAATAATTTTCAGACAGATTCGGCTTCTATTCAAAAACATATTGCCTATTTATGGGATGTCCTGAAAAGACCTGCAGATGAGGCGATTTCAGGAACTTTGATTCCTCTTCCCAATCCCTATATAGTTCCCGGTGGCAGGTTCAGAGAAATTTACTACTGGGATAGCTATTTTAGTATGCTGGGGCTCCAGGAAGACGGTGAGTACGGCACTATAGAAAATATGGTCGATAACTTCTCCTACCTGATTAAAAACTATGGCTTCATTCCAAATGGAAACCGCACCTATTACCTTGGCCGTTCCCAACCTCCTTTTTATGCAAAGATGGTTGAGGTTTTAGCTGAAATAGAAGGAGACGATATTTATGAAAAGTATCTCCCGTATCTTGAGAAGGAATACCAGTTTTGGATGGATGGTGCCGAAGAGCTTTCAGAAATAAATTCTGCAGATAAACGTGTGGTGAGATTACCGGGAGGCGAAATCCTCAATAGATATTGGGATAACTATGCCACCCCCAGACCTGAAAGTTACCGGGAAGACGTAAAAACAGCCGACAAGGCTCTGGAGATGTTCCCGGGAAAATCCCGCGAAGAAGTATACAGAAATTTAAGGGCTGGAGCAGAATCAGGTTGGGATTTTTCAAGCTAA
- the glyA gene encoding serine hydroxymethyltransferase has protein sequence MQRDTEIFDLIKEEKKRQINGLELIASENFVSEQVLEAAGSVLTNKYAEGYPGKRYYGGCEVVDKVETLAIKRLKELFNAEYANVQPHSGSQANTAVFHACMKPGDKFLGFDLSHGGHLTHGSPVNFSGRLYQLIFYGVDEESGLLNYDKIAELAQKEKPKMIIAGASAYSREIDYKRFREIADSVGAILFADIAHPAGLIAKGLLSDPIPHCHVVTSTTHKTLRGPRGGVIMMGEDFDNPFGEKLKNGNLKKMSSLLDSGVFPGNQGGPLEHIIAAKAVAFGEALTDEFLYYTVQVKKNAKALAKAFMDKDYNVISGGTDNHMMLIDLRSKNVTGKQAEEALGKAEITVNKNMVPFDDKSPFVTSGIRIGTAAVTTRGLKEEDMARIVDFIDTAITNPENESKLSEVKASVVEMMQGRPLFTA, from the coding sequence ATGCAACGAGATACCGAAATTTTTGATCTAATTAAAGAAGAAAAGAAACGTCAAATCAATGGATTAGAACTAATTGCAAGTGAAAATTTCGTAAGTGAACAAGTGCTGGAAGCAGCAGGTTCTGTCCTTACAAATAAATACGCTGAAGGATATCCAGGGAAACGTTATTATGGAGGATGCGAGGTAGTCGACAAGGTAGAGACTTTAGCTATAAAACGCCTTAAAGAATTATTTAATGCGGAATATGCAAATGTGCAGCCGCATTCCGGTTCTCAGGCTAATACAGCCGTATTTCATGCATGTATGAAACCTGGTGATAAATTCTTAGGATTTGATCTTTCTCATGGTGGTCATTTAACTCACGGTTCTCCTGTAAATTTTTCGGGAAGATTGTATCAGCTTATATTTTATGGAGTTGATGAAGAATCAGGATTATTGAATTATGATAAAATAGCAGAGCTTGCTCAAAAAGAGAAGCCCAAAATGATCATTGCCGGAGCATCTGCATATTCGAGAGAAATAGATTATAAAAGATTCCGGGAAATAGCAGATAGTGTAGGAGCAATTTTGTTTGCTGATATTGCACATCCGGCGGGACTTATTGCAAAAGGATTACTTAGCGATCCAATTCCTCATTGTCATGTTGTTACTTCCACCACTCACAAAACCCTGCGTGGTCCAAGAGGAGGAGTAATAATGATGGGTGAAGATTTTGATAACCCATTTGGAGAAAAGCTGAAGAATGGGAACTTAAAGAAAATGTCTTCTTTGCTTGACAGCGGAGTTTTCCCAGGGAATCAGGGTGGACCTTTAGAACATATTATTGCAGCTAAGGCAGTTGCGTTTGGAGAAGCTTTGACCGATGAATTTTTGTATTACACCGTCCAGGTTAAGAAAAATGCTAAAGCTTTGGCCAAAGCATTTATGGATAAAGATTATAATGTTATCTCCGGCGGAACCGATAACCACATGATGTTGATCGATTTAAGAAGCAAAAATGTAACCGGAAAACAGGCTGAAGAAGCATTAGGAAAAGCTGAAATTACGGTGAATAAGAATATGGTTCCTTTTGATGATAAATCTCCTTTTGTTACTTCAGGAATTAGAATTGGTACAGCTGCCGTTACTACGCGGGGTCTTAAAGAAGAGGATATGGCACGTATCGTAGATTTTATTGATACGGCAATTACTAACCCTGAAAATGAAAGTAAACTTTCAGAAGTTAAGGCAAGTGTGGTTGAAATGATGCAGGGGCGACCTCTCTTTACAGCTTAA